In Thermoanaerobacterium xylanolyticum LX-11, the genomic window TTTGTCTTTGTCCATTTCTATTATGTGTCTTGGGCATGCTTCAACGCATAGTTCACAGCTTTTGCACAAGTTTTCATTAAATATGACTTGCTTCAATTTCATCATCTCCATCATATTTTATATTACCTTATTCATACACTTTTGCTTCTTCTTCTCCACTTAAGACACGGTACGCTCCTTCGGCAAGTGCTTGCATCTCATCTTCTCCTGGATAAACATACACAGGAGCTATAAAATTAACTCTACTTGAAATGCGCTTTACAAAATCTTCATTGTATGCTATACCACCTGTAATTCCTATAGCATCAACTTTGTCGTTTAAAGCTACAGCCATCGCTCCAATCTCTTTTGCTGTCTTATACGCCATTGCATCAAGTATCAATTCCGCACTCTTATTGCCATTTTCTATCATTCTGTATACTTCTTTTACGTCATTTGTATTAAAATGTGCTACTAAACCGCCACCACCCAATATCTTCTTTTTCATTTCTTCAAGAGTATATTTGCCACTGTAGCACAATCTCACAAGTTCCAATGACGGAAGTCCTCCTGCTCTTTCAGGTGAAAATGGCCCCTCCCCATTTAAAGCATCATTTACATCTATTACATAACCATGTCTATGAGCTCCAACCGAAATTCCTCCGCCTAAATGTGCAATTATAAGGTTGACATCCTCGTATTTCTTTTTTAAATCAGAAGATAAACGCCTTCCAATGGCTTTTTGATTTAATGCATGAAATATGCTGGATTTTTGGATTTCAGGCATTCCCGTTATTCTGGCGACATCGTCTAATTCATCTACGACAACTGGATCAACTATAAATGCAGGTATACCGTGATTTTTAGCTAATTCGTATGCAATAATTCCTCCAAGGTTTGAGGCATGTTCACCTCTTTTAGCTTCTTTTAAATCTGATATCATTCTTTCGTTTACAATGTAAGTACCACTTTTTATCGGCTTTAATAGACCGCCTCTTCCGACAATTGCATTCAATTTTTCCATGGAAAAATTCTTTCTATGAAGCATTTCTAAAATAGCATTTTCTCTAAATTCCAACTGTTCAAATATAGTTTTATATTGACTAAGCTCAGAAACGCTATGTCTCAATGTTTCTGTAAACAAAGCTTTTTTATCTTCAAAAACTGAAATCTTTGTTGATGTAGAACCAGGATTTATTGCAAGGATTAAAAGCAAAGGAATTCCCTCCATAAGCTTAAACTTTTTTTATGAAATTATCTCTAATTCCCGCTATAGTTTTAATTCTTTCTTCAGCTACCATATCGGCAGCAATACAAGTTGGAATATTTTCTTGCTTTGATTTTTGTATGACTTTTTTTACATTGTCATATACCATAGAAACTTTTCTCATTGCCCGTTCTTTGTTATAACCAGATGGATGTAATTCCTCAGCTACATTTATGACACCACCTGCATTGATAATAAAATCAGGTACATAGAGTATTCCTTTTTCTTGTAGGATTTCTCCATGTTTTTCTTCCTTCAATTGATTGTTTGAAGACCCTGCGACAATTTTACATTTTAGATGCGGTATTGTCTCATCATTTATTACAGCACCAAGTGCACATGGTGCAAATATGTCACAATCAACACCGTATATATCATCAGGTTTTACATACTCAGCATTAAATTCACTGACGGCTCTTTTTACATTATCTTCAAAAATATCTGTGATTATTAATCTTGTTCCCACATCATGCAAGTATTTTGCTAAATTATATCCAACATTCCCAACACCTTGAATAGCAACTGTTTTACCGCTTAATTCAGTAGTTCCAAATACTTCTTCACAAGCTGCTTGAATGCCTCTAAACACCCCGTATGCTGTAAAAGGAGACGGATCACCACTTTTCTCAGCAAGTCCCGCAACATAATTTGTCTCCATACTTATATAATCCATGTCTTTCATATTTGTCCCAACATCTTCGGCGGTTATATACCTTCCATTAAGCCCCTCTATAAACCTGCCTAAGCTTCTAAATAATGCTTCACTTTTATCCTTTCTTGGATTTCCAATTACAACAGTTTTTGCGCCACCAAGATTTAGACCAGCGGCCGCATTCTTGTAAGTCATGCCTCTTGCAAGCCTTAATGCATCATTTATCGCGTCTTCCTCTGTATCATAAGTCCACATCCTGCATCCACCTAATGCAGGACCCAATGTTGTATCATGTATTGCTATCACAGCTTTTAGATCAGATGTTTTATCATAACACAATACAACGTTTTCATAGTCAAACTCTCTCATTGTTTTAAATAATTCCATACAAATCACTCCTCTTAATTAATATTTTAAGCAATTATATGTTTTTATCTGATGCCACAATTGAAGCAAGCAATATTGAATTAAATTTAGATTCTTTGGAGTCAGATCTTGATGTTAAAATAACCGGTTTTTTTGCTCCAACGATTATTCCAGCTATCCTTTTATTTGCAATAAATGTGATAGCCTTGTAAAGCATATTGCCAGCTTCTATATCAGGTACGATGAGAATATCTGCATTACCTGCAACAGTGCTAATTATACCTTTGTGATAAGCCGACTCAATAGAAAGCGCGTTATCTAA contains:
- the buk gene encoding butyrate kinase, giving the protein MPLLLILAINPGSTSTKISVFEDKKALFTETLRHSVSELSQYKTIFEQLEFRENAILEMLHRKNFSMEKLNAIVGRGGLLKPIKSGTYIVNERMISDLKEAKRGEHASNLGGIIAYELAKNHGIPAFIVDPVVVDELDDVARITGMPEIQKSSIFHALNQKAIGRRLSSDLKKKYEDVNLIIAHLGGGISVGAHRHGYVIDVNDALNGEGPFSPERAGGLPSLELVRLCYSGKYTLEEMKKKILGGGGLVAHFNTNDVKEVYRMIENGNKSAELILDAMAYKTAKEIGAMAVALNDKVDAIGITGGIAYNEDFVKRISSRVNFIAPVYVYPGEDEMQALAEGAYRVLSGEEEAKVYE
- a CDS encoding Glu/Leu/Phe/Val family dehydrogenase, whose amino-acid sequence is MELFKTMREFDYENVVLCYDKTSDLKAVIAIHDTTLGPALGGCRMWTYDTEEDAINDALRLARGMTYKNAAAGLNLGGAKTVVIGNPRKDKSEALFRSLGRFIEGLNGRYITAEDVGTNMKDMDYISMETNYVAGLAEKSGDPSPFTAYGVFRGIQAACEEVFGTTELSGKTVAIQGVGNVGYNLAKYLHDVGTRLIITDIFEDNVKRAVSEFNAEYVKPDDIYGVDCDIFAPCALGAVINDETIPHLKCKIVAGSSNNQLKEEKHGEILQEKGILYVPDFIINAGGVINVAEELHPSGYNKERAMRKVSMVYDNVKKVIQKSKQENIPTCIAADMVAEERIKTIAGIRDNFIKKV